A region of the Microbulbifer pacificus genome:
CGGCGGCGGCGGCAAAGGTGGGCAGCCAGTCTTCATGGCCAACAATGCCGTTCAGGGTTTTACCCGCGGGGAACTTGCCGGGCCAGCGCGCAAACGCAGGTACCCGGTAGGCGCCCTCCCAGTTGGAGTTTTTCTCGCTGCGGAAAATGGTTAGCCCCGCGTCCGGCCAGGTATTGAAGTGCGGGCCATTGTCGGTGGAGTAAAACACGATGGTGTTGTCGGCGATCTTCAGTTCGTCGAGCAGATCCAGTAATTTCCCCACATGCTGGTCGTGCTCGACCATGCCGTCGGCGTACATGTTGCTTTGCGGGCCGGCCAGGTTTTTGTGCGCATCCTTCACATAGGTGGGGAAGTGCATGCGGGTTGCATTCCACCACACGAAGAAGGGTTTTCCGGCATTGACCTGCTGTTTGATAAAGTCCATGGCCGCGGCGAGGGTTTCCTCATCCACGGTTTCCATGCGCTTCATGGTCAGCGGACCGGTATCCTCAATTTTGCCATCGGCCGTCGCGCGGATAACACCACGGGGGCCAAATTTTTTGCGGAACTCCGGGTCTTTCGGGTAGTCACGGTTTTCCGGTTCCTGCTCGGCATTCAGGTGGTAGAGGTTGCCGAAGAACACGTCGAAACCGTGGTTGGTTGGCAGGTGTTCGTCGCGGTCACCGAAGTGGTTCTTGCCAAACTGGCCGGTGGCATAGCCCTGGCTTTTCATCACCGTGGCAACGGTCACATCGGTCTTCTGCCACCCTTCTTTGGCGCCGGGCAGGCCGACCTTGGTCATACCGGTGCGAATGGGCACATTGCCACCCACGAACGCGGCGCGTCCGGCGGTACAGGACTGCTGACCGTAATAGTCGGTAAACGAAATCCCCTCGTTGGCGATGCGATCGATATTCGGGGTCTTGTAGCCCAGCATGCCGCGGTTGTTGAAACTGATATTCCAGAAGCCGATATCGTCGCCCCAGATCACCAGGATATTCGGTTTGTCCTGGGCCTGGGCGGCGCTATTGCCGAGGCACATCAGCGCTACGGAGGTGACCGCAATCGGCACGCGCAGCATTCGTTTCAGGTAAGAGCGAACCATTTTTTCCTCCTGGAGGATTACAGCAAAATATGTTCGATGGGAGGATTACTGTTTGGCTGGTGGGAAAACGGTTTTCCAGTCGTTTTGCATGTCGATGACGGTCCAGCCTTTTTTCCCGGCATCATCCAGTGCCTTGTCCAGTTTTCCGACATGGGATTCGCGATCGTAGGCCCACTCCCGCTCGGCATCGGTGTGGTGCAGGATGATGCCGAAGCGCGGACCGGCTCCGGCGGTGGTCCACTCCAGCATTTGATAGTCGCCATCGGAGTTGCCGGCGGCGAAAATGGGGCGCTGGCCGATGTACTGGTGAATGCCCACGGGCTTGCCCTCCTTGTCATCCACCAGATTGATTTCCGGCAATTTGATGATGATCGGCTTGCCGTCTTTCACCTCATATTTGGCCTTGAGGCTGGAACCGATTACCTGATCCGGGGGGATACCGTAGGTTTTCTCGGCAAACACCCGCATAAAATCCACTCCGCCACCGGAGACGATAAATGTCTTGAAGCCGTTTGCGCGGAGGTAGTCGAGCAGTTCCAGCTGAGGTTGGTAAACCATTTCGGTGAAGGGGCGACCGGTTTTCGGGTGGCGCGCGGTCTTCAGCCAGTCGCTGACGTTCGCGCGGAATTTTTCCGCCGTCATATTGGCGTGGGTGGCGGCGAGGATTTTCATCAATCCCTCCTTGCCACTGGCAATGACGTTTTTCATATCACCCTTGAGTACCGAGGCAAAGGGTTCCTCGGTTTTCCACTCCGGATGCTCGGGGGCCATTTTTTTGACCTGGTCGATCGCATAGATCAATTGGAAATAAACTGGCTGTTCCGCCCACAGGGTGCCGTCGTTGTCGAAGGTGGCGATGCGCTGGTTTTCCGGCACAAAATCCGGCGATCCTTTTTTCGTGACCTTTTCCACGAATTCAACAATCGCGCTTTTGGTCGGCCCTTCGTTCCAGGACGGCAGTGGGGGCGCGGCCTGGGCTGGAATGGCGTTGACCAGGAAAAAAATCAGCAGGCCCACCGTGAGCCAGGACTGGCGTCTGTACCGTGTGTTCATGAAATTTCCTCTAAACGGCGCGAGGATTTGGCAGCTAGTACCTCTATCTTTATTTACTGTAGACGGATATTTCTACAATGGCGTGTAAAGGCAAACCGGAAACCGGCTAGATGGGGTTTGTCAGGGATTCAGTGGTGGCAGTGATAGCGGATGCGGATGAGTAGAGGCCGGGCTCAATACCTCGACGGCCTGTGCCAGTTGCTGCCATGCGGTAGCGACTGCAGAACCGCCGGGTTTGCAGCCATACTGCGCCGCACCCAGGACAAGTAGTGCGGGTTGCAGTGTTTTTGCGGCGCAAGGGCGGTAGCGTTTGAATTCGGACACTGCTTTGAGGAGCGCCGGGTAATCCTGTGCTGCGCAGGCAGTTTGCAATTGCTGCCAGGCAATTTTTCCGGATGCTTTGGCCTGTTGTGCGCGTTGTGTTTTCAAGGTGCGCAGCCGGGGGACGCCCCAGCGTAGGAGCAGCCAGGTTGCCAGCCCCGCGGCGGCGAGTATGAGAAGTTTTTCCCACAGATTGGTGCCCGCCAGTGGCCCCGGACCCCGGGCGTGCACTTTGATCGCATCGATACTACTCGTCTTGATGGTGCGGTCGTCCAGGTCGTACCAGCGCAGGGTTACTGCGGGAAGGGTGCCGCGCACGCCGCTTTCGGCCACATAAGTTACGCGCTCTGTGCGGACACCGCTGGTGTCGTCGGTGCGGGGATCGATTTTGTCTTCTGCCTGGTGCGCGTCGGCGTAGGCGGCGAGGCCTTGCGGGCTTTGCGTATTCAGCAGCTGGGGAATCAACCGCACCGTCGAGCCGTCGATGGTGGCGGTGACGGTGCGGGAAAAGGCATCGCCGGCACGCAGCTTTTCCGGCTCGCCTTCAATTTCCTGTGTAAGCGTTAACTCCCGCGCGGCAATAAACGGTTTCAGTCCCTCGGCGCCTTTGGGCGTGGCGACTGCGATCGGGGGCGGCGCGAGCTTGAGGCTGGCTTCCCGGTCGCCACCGCCTGCGGGGTTCTTGTAGGTGACCTTGATCTCCCCGGCGGGGAGGCGGTAATTGCCCGGGGCCAGGGGTACGATCAGGTATTCACGGGTAACGCCCGACCAGGTATTGCCGTCGATGACACGGCTGACCGCGAGCGACGAGCGTGCGGGCAGGGTGACGGAGAGATTGGGCTGGTCAAATTCGGGAAAATCCGCCGGCCTGGTCATCCAGGTCGGCACCAATATGGTGACAAAGAGCGAAAGCGACTGGCCGGGCACGGCTTGCTCCGCCGACAGTTTGGATTCGATCAAAGGTTCATCCGCGGCGAGAACTGCTGATGCGCTAAGTAAGCAGATGACCAGTGTGAGAAAACACCGCTTCACGGACGACGCTCCGCGTTGCTCTTTGGCAAACTGTTGGCGCCGGCCGCTTCAGCGGCAAAACGCTGTTTGAGATATTCGCTGGTGCCGGTGTCGAGGGTGGACATCCACTGTTCGGCATTGACTGGATTTTCTTTCTTCGCTTTTTCCTGGGGTTGTTGCTGCTGTTCAGGCTGTTCCAGTTCGGATTCCTCGCTGTCTTCGTCCGCCGCCTGCAGTTCGTCTTCCTCCTCCCCGCGGGTGGCTTCCATATACGCGAGAATTTTCTGTGCCAGCTCCAGGTTTTTCTGTGCCCCCGGGAATTCCGGATCCAGCTGCAGCACCTGCTGGAAGGCCGCGATGGCATCCTCGTATTGCCCGGTTTTTATCTGCGCCATTGCGCGAGTGAACAGGGCTTCCGGTGTATCCAGATCGGCGAGAACGCTGGCCGCGTCTTCGAACTGTCCCGCCTGGTACAGGGCGTAGCCCTTGCGGTAAGGATCCTGAAAACTGGCAGCAGCGTGCCGGTAGTCTTGGCGGAAGCTTAACCACTGCCCCTGCTGGTCGGCGGTGAGCAGCAGGCTCAGCAGCCCGCCGTTTACTGAGGAGTTTTGCGCGCTGGTCTGGTCGGGCGTCTGGGCGGTGGCACGGTCGGGTAGATACTGTGCGCACATCAGAAACAGGGCGATGCCCGCGCCGCGGGCAAGCGCGCTGCGCGATCCATCCCTTCCAGACATCGCCCAACCGCGGCGGAACCAAAGCAACGCGAGCAGTGCGGCCGGCCACCCCAGCCACCAACCGCGGTCTTCCCATTGCAGGTTTTTGTCGGATGCCAGTGCCTGGCGGAAGGCACTGTCGAAATAGCGGTT
Encoded here:
- a CDS encoding HAD family hydrolase, which codes for MNTRYRRQSWLTVGLLIFFLVNAIPAQAAPPLPSWNEGPTKSAIVEFVEKVTKKGSPDFVPENQRIATFDNDGTLWAEQPVYFQLIYAIDQVKKMAPEHPEWKTEEPFASVLKGDMKNVIASGKEGLMKILAATHANMTAEKFRANVSDWLKTARHPKTGRPFTEMVYQPQLELLDYLRANGFKTFIVSGGGVDFMRVFAEKTYGIPPDQVIGSSLKAKYEVKDGKPIIIKLPEINLVDDKEGKPVGIHQYIGQRPIFAAGNSDGDYQMLEWTTAGAGPRFGIILHHTDAEREWAYDRESHVGKLDKALDDAGKKGWTVIDMQNDWKTVFPPAKQ
- a CDS encoding arylsulfatase; this translates as MVRSYLKRMLRVPIAVTSVALMCLGNSAAQAQDKPNILVIWGDDIGFWNISFNNRGMLGYKTPNIDRIANEGISFTDYYGQQSCTAGRAAFVGGNVPIRTGMTKVGLPGAKEGWQKTDVTVATVMKSQGYATGQFGKNHFGDRDEHLPTNHGFDVFFGNLYHLNAEQEPENRDYPKDPEFRKKFGPRGVIRATADGKIEDTGPLTMKRMETVDEETLAAAMDFIKQQVNAGKPFFVWWNATRMHFPTYVKDAHKNLAGPQSNMYADGMVEHDQHVGKLLDLLDELKIADNTIVFYSTDNGPHFNTWPDAGLTIFRSEKNSNWEGAYRVPAFARWPGKFPAGKTLNGIVGHEDWLPTFAAAAGNPNVKDQLLKGVSLNGRKYRNYIDGSNMLDYFTGKTEESPRKQFIYVNDDGQIVAMRYDAWKAVFLENRGQAFGVWMEPFTELRVPLIFNLRRDPLERAQHNANGYYNWLLDRAFVLVPLQQMAAQFLKTMQDYPPSQTPGSFNLKKIEEDLRRGTEGVTH
- a CDS encoding BatD family protein; protein product: MIESKLSAEQAVPGQSLSLFVTILVPTWMTRPADFPEFDQPNLSVTLPARSSLAVSRVIDGNTWSGVTREYLIVPLAPGNYRLPAGEIKVTYKNPAGGGDREASLKLAPPPIAVATPKGAEGLKPFIAARELTLTQEIEGEPEKLRAGDAFSRTVTATIDGSTVRLIPQLLNTQSPQGLAAYADAHQAEDKIDPRTDDTSGVRTERVTYVAESGVRGTLPAVTLRWYDLDDRTIKTSSIDAIKVHARGPGPLAGTNLWEKLLILAAAGLATWLLLRWGVPRLRTLKTQRAQQAKASGKIAWQQLQTACAAQDYPALLKAVSEFKRYRPCAAKTLQPALLVLGAAQYGCKPGGSAVATAWQQLAQAVEVLSPASTHPHPLSLPPLNP
- a CDS encoding VWA domain-containing protein, which produces MSALFAGFSAFHFLRPAWLLLLPLILWLWWHFRRSQRSDAETSGQIAPHLAEALVVGDRSRHYLKPVDFIALLLALLTLGTAGPSWTRLPDPLMAKTTPLVVVLKVSDSMLEKDVPPERLARAKQKVLDLLETRDGAPTALVAYAGSAHRVVPLTEDQALLRPYLEGLSPEVMPVSGENAAAALKLAEQILAKNETPGGILFLLDSLSEGDASALSQRDTKNGLGFLLVAPGNQNGGAVSQVRDARVERVTADKSDLRALNRYFDSAFRQALASDKNLQWEDRGWWLGWPAALLALLWFRRGWAMSGRDGSRSALARGAGIALFLMCAQYLPDRATAQTPDQTSAQNSSVNGGLLSLLLTADQQGQWLSFRQDYRHAAASFQDPYRKGYALYQAGQFEDAASVLADLDTPEALFTRAMAQIKTGQYEDAIAAFQQVLQLDPEFPGAQKNLELAQKILAYMEATRGEEEDELQAADEDSEESELEQPEQQQQPQEKAKKENPVNAEQWMSTLDTGTSEYLKQRFAAEAAGANSLPKSNAERRP